The following are encoded together in the Penicillium digitatum chromosome 3, complete sequence genome:
- a CDS encoding Pentatricopeptide repeat protein: MVFKPFTHLARQSFTKAFTHGYAQSVVAASQSYASTTPFNPLAQPAKFSRTTQLQNAFANASSSSGAGAKTSQGGSGNGDVGLAAYYAAWQNAQQTGDDSDWTQFEFRRRIGWKPTEEADNVNEDRAASDLSPPHPTKAAVNEDVSAQVEEAVAREIRIQEEQAQAEEAALGVEASVEPMVEDVVSEVSEANHIASDRIVQLAKSKKFAEIPVAFETLLREGYTPTVVAYNALLVAAIRLHPDAVQAIPKALDVYSDMLRRRVIPDEDTYETLVHLLVTRAHDIIKAKEVLEQERVRFGGMEEPGKFMLQSSELERDLLAEDTSLSIAVKLFDTATARHNRLVFPLETYRHLIIACAKEGKVEDMIRIYAHMESQKMTPHATIFPSMITAFASTGDLRSAVECYNEYRGLAVSDDNGVFSIVQRQDGQVYAALIRAYLSCGKEEGATQFLDRIRSSFDEVTEGRQDRWSAVETVIVEDALVQHSLNMGDHSMALEQAKNRLHDEARNHAISRICIAAADAGDLPTASEAYDSLPTAPDVRQNPAISLLALHVRRGNVSAARSLWIMLNTVGQATPDLVQPTAMYAVALLKSGNIEEGLHQARNMFKRIRNTTQDQHAAVANPVREQITESLHLFGRVLMQSAAILSPQSSMTLLWSMLENGGLVSPLAEHAVANLGPIGISQLKAADLNLALQVQAGMLISSGPMLFDVAHPVRFAHMLDVALSSALPLDLYTTGLVDQAVGKLFVSRPDVVKKWQDYLEASSQTSVSPSRMFLSSDCQSPVSMAETSITTPSAAPESFDPYAHATDFRGSAIIAEELEKTSGRIETHLNEALTRLNNMRRTGRHPRYITYAKLITAAAKAGRMTLAHDIHSMARADVPLDMNFSVVKYGWVSILDAMVAACLTLGDRKLAAQYHQDLLTLGSAPSANTFGLYITSLKESTKTFDEATEALKIFHRAIAEGVEPTSFLYNALIGKLGKARRIDDCLAYFAEMRSNNVRPTSVTYGTIVNALCRVSDERFAEEMFEEMESMPNYKPRPAPYNSMIQYFLNTKRDISKVLAYYERMQARNIQPTLHTYKLLIDAHASLEPVNMAAAEAVLESMKAAGHQPDAVHYASLVHAKGCVLHDLAGARKVFDTVVSDRRVRLQPCLYQALFESMVANHRVADTEEVVQDLLARQVEMTAYIANTLIHGWAAEGNVSKAKAIYDSIGIQKREPSTYEAMTRAFLGADDRVSAATVVQEMMSRGYPSAVAGKIVDLIGGASASS, from the coding sequence ATGGTTTTCAAGCCATTCACCCACCTCGCACGCCAGAGTTTCACAAAAGCCTTCACTCACGGCTATGCTCAATCCGTAGTCGCCGCATCGCAGTCCTACGCGTCGACAACCCCATTTAACCCGCTTGCTCAGCCTGCCAAATTCTCCCGCACAACTCAGTTACAGAATGCTTTCGCCAATGCGTCCAGTTCCTCCGGCGCTGGCGCCAAGACAAGCCAGGGAGGATCTGGAAATGGAGATGTGGGTCTAGCGGCCTATTACGCCGCATGGCAGAACGCTCAGCAGACTGGCGATGACAGCGATTGGACTCAGTTCGAGTTCAGGCGCCGTATTGGCTGGAAGCCAACGGAGGAGGCTGACAACGTTAACGAAGACCGAGCTGCGTCCGATCTATCTCCCCCTCATCCTACCAAGGCTGCCGTGAATGAGGATGTTAGTGCGCAAGTGGAGGAGGCCGTGGCTCGTGAGATTCGGATCCAGGAGGAACAGGCAcaggccgaggaggctgcGCTGGGAGTGGAAGCGAGTGTCGAACCGATGGTTGAGGATGTCGTTTCGGAGGTGTCTGAAGCCAACCACATTGCGTCGGACCGCATCGTGCAACTGGCCAAATCCAAAAAGTTCGCAGAAATCCCCGTCGCGTTCGAAACTCTGCTCCGAGAGGGATACACTCCGACTGTCGTGGCATATAATGCTCTGCTGGTCGCTGCCATCCGTCTTCACCCTGATGCAGTCCAGGCCATCCCCAAGGCCCTCGATGTCTACTCTGATATGCTTCGTCGAAGGGTAATTCCCGATGAAGATACCTATGAGACTCTGGTTCATCTTCTGGTCACCCGGGCTCACGACATCATAAAGGCCAAAGAGGTATTAGAGCAGGAACGCGTTCGATTCGGTGGCATGGAAGAGCCTGGCAAATTCATGCTTCAGTCAAGTGAATTGGAACGGGATCTTCTCGCTGAGGATACTTCTCTGTCCATTGCTGTCAAGCTCTTTGATACCGCCACCGCGCGACACAACCGACTCGTGTTCCCGCTCGAGACGTACCGTCACTTAATCATTGCCTGTGCCAAGGAAGGCAAGGTGGAGGATATGATCCGAATTTACGCCCATATGGAATCGCAGAAGATGACTCCGCATGCAACTATCTTCCCGTCTATGATCACCGCATTTGCTTCCACTGGTGATCTCAGGAGTGCCGTGGAATGTTACAATGAGTACCGAGGGCTCGCAGTCTCCGATGACAACGGCGTCTTCAGTATCGTTCAGCGCCAGGATGGCCAGGTCTATGCTGCGTTGATCCGTGCTTATCTGTCCTGTGGTAAAGAGGAGGGCGCCACCCAGTTCCTTGATCGGATCCGTTCGTCGTTCGATGAGGTAACCGAAGGTCGCCAGGACCGATGGTCTGCAGTAGAAACTGTGATTGTCGAGGATGCACTAGTGCAACACTCGCTCAACATGGGAGACCATAGCATGGCATTGGAGCAGGCTAAGAATCGGTTGCATGATGAAGCTCGGAATCATGCCATCTCCCGCATCTGTATTGCTGCAGCCGACGCGGGTGATCTCCCCACCGCTTCTGAAGCTTACGATAGTCTGCCCACTGCCCCTGACGTACGACAGAACCCAGCCATTTCGCTACTGGCCCTTCATGTCCGCCGGGGCAATGTTTCCGCTGCCCGTTCCTTATGGATCATGCTGAACACGGTGGGTCAGGCAACCCCGGATCTGGTCCAGCCGACCGCTATGTATGCGGTCGCTCTGCTCAAGAGTGGAAATATCGAGGAAGGTCTTCACCAGGCCCGCAATATGTTTAAGCGTATCCGCAACACCACCCAAGATCAACACGCTGCCGTCGCCAACCCCGTCAGAGAACAGATTACTGAGTCACTTCATCTCTTCGGTCGCGTCCTCATGCAGTCGGCCGCGATTCTCTCCCCTCAATCATCCATGACTCTGCTGTGGTCCATGCTAGAGAACGGTGGTCTAGTGTCTCCTCTCGCCGAGCACGCTGTCGCCAACCTGGGCCCCATCGGTATCTCCCAGCTCAAGGCTGCCGACCTTAACCTGGCGCTCCAAGTCCAGGCTGGCATGCTGATCAGCAGCGGCCCCATGCTGTTCGATGTCGCTCATCCCGTTCGCTTTGCCCACATGCTTGATGTCGCTTTGTCTTCTGCCCTTCCTCTGGACCTTTACACCACTGGTCTCGTTGACCAGGCTGTTGGCAAACTCTTTGTCAGTCGCCCTGATGTCGTCAAGAAGTGGCAAGATTACCTGGAAGCGAGCTCCCAGACCTCCGTTTCGCCTTCTCGGATGTTCCTTTCGTCTGATTGCCAAAGCCCCGTCTCTATGGCGGAGACTTCGATCACCACCCCCTCTGCGGCCCCCGAATCGTTTGATCCTTATGCTCACGCGACCGACTTCCGCGGATCCGCCATCATCGCCGAGGAGCTTGAGAAGACTAGCGGGCGCATCGAGACTCACCTCAACGAGGCTCTGACTCGTCTGAACAACATGCGCCGCACTGGTCGTCACCCGCGCTACATCACCTACGCTAAGCTGATTACCGCCGCGGCCAAGGCCGGTCGCATGACCCTGGCTCACGACATCCATAGTATGGCACGGGCCGATGTGCCCCTCGATATGAACTTTAGCGTCGTCAAATACGGCTGGGTCTCCATCCTTGATGCCATGGTTGCTGCTTGTCTCACCCTTGGCGACCGCAAGTTGGCTGCTCAGTACCACCAGGACCTTCTCACTCTTGGTTCTGCACCCTCGGCTAACACTTTCGGCTTGTACATCACCTCCCTCAAGGAGTCTACCAAGACCTTCGACGAGGCTACCGAGGCTCTCAAGATCTTCCACCGTGCCATCGCTGAAGGTGTGGAGCCCACTTCCTTCCTGTATAATGCGCTGATTGGCAAGCTGGGCAAGGCTCGTCGCATTGACGACTGCCTTGCGTACTTCGCCGAGATGCGTTCCAATAACGTGCGCCCGACCAGTGTCACCTACGGAACCATTGTGAATGCTCTCTGCCGTGTGAGCGACGAGCGCTTCGCCGAGGAGATGTTCGAAGAGATGGAGTCCATGCCCAACTACAAGCCGCGCCCCGCGCCTTACAATTCCATGATCCAGTACTTCCTCAACACCAAGCGTGACATCAGCAAAGTCCTGGCTTACTACGAGCGCATGCAGGCCCGCAACATTCAGCCGACCCTCCACACCTACAAGCTTCTCATTGACGCACACGCCTCCCTGGAGCCGGTGAACATGGCCGCCGCCGAAGCCGTGCTGGAATCCATGAAGGCGGCAGGCCACCAGCCCGATGCCGTGCACTACGCCTCGCTAGTGCACGCCAAGGGCTGCGTCCTGCACGACCTCGCGGGCGCACGCAAAGTCTTCGACACCGTTGTTTCCGACCGCCGTGTACGCCTTCAGCCATGCCTCTACCAAGCTCTTTTCGAGTCCATGGTCGCCAACCACCGCGTCGCCGATACCGAGGAAGTCGTCCAGGACCTGCTCGCACGCCAGGTCGAGATGACCGCCTACATTGCCAACACTCTGATCCACGGCTGGGCCGCCGAGGGTAACGTGTCCAAGGCCAAGGCAATCTACGACAGCATCGGCATTCAGAAGCGAGAGCCCAGCACCTACGAAGCGATGACTCGTGCGTTCTTGGGCGCTGATGATCGAGTCAGTGCCGCCACAGTCGTGCAGGAGATGATGTCACGCGGTTACCCCTCTGCGGTGGCCGGTAAGATCGTCGATCTCATCGGTGGAGCTTCTGCCTCTTCATAA